The genomic window GGCGACATTCGCGGCATTCCAGGTCGCACTCGATGCCTGCCACGAGCAGGGCTTCGTCGACAGTGATGATGGTGCGGCGCGGCTGCGCCGGCGCATGGTCGAGCGCGTGCTTACCCATTGCGAGACCGACCGCGGCGCGACCGAACCGCTGATGGTCCTGCTCCGCCGCTTCGCCACCGAGTCCGCGCGCGAAGAGGCACGACTGTTCTGCGACGAGCTCGTCGCCGAGGATGCGGTCGATCCGGTCTATGATGATCTGATTGCGGCCTGACGAGACGCCGTAGGGTGGGCAAAGGCGCATCGCGCCGTGCCCACCGCTTCTTCACACAGATCATGTTGATTGGTGGGCACGCTCCGCTTTGCCCACCCTACGATTCTGATCGTGTCGATAGAGCGGAGTCGAAGCCCCAAACTCCATCATTGCCAGAGGAAAGAGCTGAGCCCTTACTCCGTCGGCGCAATGCTTGGTGCCAGGATTACCTCGAGATGCTCGGGGCGGTCGCGGTTGACGTGGGCGAGATATTCGTCGGCGACCTTGCGCAGGCGCCGGCTGAGCTCGGCGGAGACGCTGATGCTGTCGAGCCTGGTGTTCTCGTGCACGATGGCGAGGATCGCGTTGATGTGGTGCGTGAACAGCTCGGCCGGCACCTTCGAAAGATCCGGCGCATGCTCGATGACGCGGCACAGGCTCTCGGCGATTCCCGCTGCCGAAGCAAAGCCGAACGTCGCCGCATCGCCCTTGATGTCGTGCGCGGCGTGGAACAGCTCATCGCGCAGCTTCTTGGTGAAGCCATCCCGCTGCACGGCGGTCCAGGCGGCGGACAGTCTCTGGACCTCGATCGTCATCCAGTTCCTGAATTCGCCGGAAAGGCCCGCCAGCGCCTGCTCGGCGCGGGCGACCGGATCGTCCATGTCCTTGTCTTCGACCCGGCGCAGCACCTTTCGCAAGGGATTGGGCTGCCTGATGACGTGATGCGTGGCGAAGGCCGTGACCTCGATGTCCTTTGCGCTGTTCTTCGCCATGATGCCTGCCTCGTGTGCGCTAGATGGAGGAGCGGGCCTTGTCGAGCAACGAGGGCTGCTGGAGCACCTCGTGCTTTTCGCCGACGCGGCGTTCCGGGCCCATATAGGCGGAGTTGGTGTTGCGGCGCCGGTCCGGGCCGAAATAGGTCTTGGTCTTGATGAAGGGGCGGGGATTGGCGACCACGTTGAGGATGCGCTGATAGAGCCCCTTGGCAGAGATCGGCTTGGCCAGGAATTCGGTGACGCCGGCATCGCGCGCGACCGTGACGCGACGCTTCTCGGAATGGCCGGTCAGCATGATGATCGGCGCGTAGGGATTACCCTTCGACTCCGGCTGGCGGATCATCTGCGCAAGCTCGAGCCCGTCGAAGATCGGCATCGCCCAGTCGGTGATGACGATGTCGGGCACGTAATGGCTGTACATTTCCAGCGCCGTGGCGCCGTCCTCGGCCTCGTAGACTTCGCGTGCGCCGAACGAATGCAGCAGCGTCCGCAGGATGCGGCGCATATGCGGATTGTCGTCGCAGACGAGGAAGCGCAGCTTGTTGAAGTCGATGCGGAACATGACGCCCGGGCCAAAGCGGTCAACCTTCGTTAACCATATCGTGGCGGGGGTTAATGAAGGGTTGCGATCGGCTCTCCGGACGGGGCTGACCGGCGGCTCAATAGCCGAACTGTTCGCGCAGAATCCGCTCTTCCAGGCTGTGACCGGGATCGAACAGCATCCGCATCGAGATGGTCTTGTCGGAGAGGACCTCGACCCGGAGGACGTCGCGCACCTCGTCGTGGTCGGCGACCGCCGCGACGGGGCGCTTGTCGCCCTCGAGCACCTCGATCACGACATAGGCTGTGTTGGGCAGCAGCGCGCCGCGCCAGCGGCGCGGGCGGAAGGCGCTGATCGGCGTCAGCGCCAGCATCGCGGCGTTGATCGGCAGGATCGGCCCCTGGGCGGACAGGTTGTAGGCGGTCGATCCCGCCGGCGTCGCCACCAAGATGCCGTCAGCGATCAGCTCGGACATGCGCTCTCGCTCGTCGATCAGGATCCTCAAGCGTGCCGCCTGATAGGTCTGCCGGAACAGGGCGACCTCGTTGATGGCGTGATGCAGGTGGACGCGGTCGTTGACGTCGGTCGCCCGCATCAGGAGCGGATTGATCTCGGATTCGTGCGCCGCCTCGAGCCGCCTGCGCAGATCGTGCGTCGAGTATTCGTTCATCAGGAAGCCGACCGTGCCGCGGTGCATGCCGTAGATCGGCTTTCCCGTGTGCATGTTCTGGTGCAGAGTCTGGAGCATCAAGCCGTCGCCGCCGAGCGCGACGACGACATCGGCTTCCCTGGGGTCGCAATTGCCATAGTCCCGGGTGAGCTGGGCGAAGGCGGACTGCGCCTCGCTGCTCGGGCTGGCGACGAAGGCGATCCGGTCGTATCGCGAGGTCTTGGTCATGGCTTCCCGGGCAGGTGCCGCTGGCTCGAGTAAGTTCCGCCCGGCTCGTCTATACGACCTGGGCCTCGATTGTCGAGGAGGACCGCCTTTCAAGGCAAACGGGCGACCGCCGGGTTCAGGACAAAACAGGGGCGTTTCAAGCCCGGTCGGCCTCTTCGAGGGGCGCCGGGCCGATGATCCCCCAAACCGTCGTAATTTCGCGCTAGTCTTTCCGTTGGCACCGGCTTTCAGAGCCGGGCACGGAGAACGATCATGGTTTTGAGTTTGCCGGTGCTCCGCCACGTGATGCTGGTGCTGGCGGTCTCGGCTTTCGGGTTCGCAGGATTGGCGCGTGCGGATGATCCGCCGCAGCCCCGCTCCGAGGCGGCGTCGCCAGCCGGACAGAAGGGCGGGCGTGGCGGTGGCGCGCAAAGCACTGCGCCGGCTTCGCCGTCGGCGGCCGAGTTGCACCGTCTGCCGCCGGATTCGACCACGAGGCAGACGCTCGAACTGCCTGGCCGGACGCTCAACTTCGCCGCGACCGCCGGCTCGATCCGCGTGTTCGACGGCAAGGGCGAGCCGCTGGCTGACATCGCTTACACGTCCTACGAGCTCGACGGTGCCGACCGCGCGACGCGGCCGGTGACGTTCCTGTTCAACGGCGGGCCGGGCGCGTCCTCGGCATGGCTGCAGTTCGGCGCCGCGGGGCCATGGCGGCTGCCGCTCGACGGCGAAGGGCTGTCGCCGTCGGCCTCGCCCGAGGTGAAGCCCAACGCGGAGACCTGGCTCGACTTCACCGATCTCGTCTTCATCGACCCTGTTAGCACCGGCTACAGCCGCTTCGTTGCGAGCGGCGAGGACGCGCGCAAGTCCTTCTATTCCGTCGACGGCGACGTCAATTCGATCGCGCTCGTGATCCGTCGCTGGCTCGAGAAGCACGACCGGCTGACCTCGCCGAAATACGTCGCCGGCGAGAGCTATGGCGGGATTCGCGGACCGAAGGTGGTGCGTCAGTTGCAGCTCCAGCATGGGGTCGGCGTCAGGGGATTGATCCTGGTCTCGCCGCTGTTCGACTTCCGCGAGTTCGCCGGCACGAGCCTGCTGCAATATGTCGCGACACTGCCGAGCTATGTCGCGGTCGCGCGCGAGGCCAAGAGACCGGTCACGCGCGCCGATCTCGCCGACGTCGAGGCCTATGCGCGCGGTGAATTCCTGGCCGATCTCGTCAAGGGCGAAGCGAACAAGGAGGCGACCAACCGGCTCGCTGACAAGGTCGCCGAGCTCACCGGTATCGACCAGGCGGTGAGCCGCAGGCTCGCAGGCCGGTTCGACGTCGGTGAATTCCGCCGCGAGTTCGATCGCAGGAACGGCAAGGTGACGGGACGCTACGACGGCTCCGTGCGCGGCTTCGATCCCTATCCGGATTCCGGCAGCTCGCGCTTTGGCGACCCTTCCGGCGATGCACTGCAGGCGCCGCTCACGAGTGCCGCGGTCGACGTGCTGACACGCAAGCTCAACTGGCGGCCGGACGGGTCCTACGAAGTCCTGAACGGCAGCGTCGAGGGGCATTGGGATTTCGGCCGCGGCCTCAACCCGCCGCAATCGGTGTCGGAGCTGCGCCAGATTCTCGCCACCGACGCGAAGCTGAACGTGTTGGTCGCACACGGCCTGTTCGATCTCGCCACGCCCTATTTCGGATCGAAGCGTGTGCTCGACCAGTTGCCGGCCTTCGTCACGCAACGCGTGAAATTCGTCGTCTATCCCGGCGGCCACATGTTCTATTCGCGCGACGGATCGCGGCAGGCGATGCGGAGTGAGGTCGAGGCGTTGATCAGGGAATAGGCCGGCGCTTGCGCGGCTGATATCGACGGCCGATCTCGCGGGCGACGACTTTTTCCGGCTTGACGTTGGCACCGGCGATCCAGATGTCGCCCACCTTGCCGCGCTTGTCGCGGACGCGGCGGACAGGCTCGCCATGGCTGGAGTAACCGGCGGCCCAGGCGAGCTTGCCGGTGTCGCGGCCAGTGACTTCGATCTCGGCGGCATCCATGAATGGGTTATTGAATTGCGAATTGGCGACGAGCACGCGGTTGCCCGCGGGCACGAGATCAGTGGCTCCCCAGATCGTTCACCAGCGGCCGGTCCAGTCGCGCACGCGCCGGTCCGGCGCGCCGCGCGTCTTGAACACGCGCAGGATCTGCAGCGCGCCGTCCATCCAGAGCGGCGCGGCGCCGTCGATGGAGTTGCTGAGGATGCTGATCGCGAGCTCGCAATCAGGAATGGAGCAGGTCCGGGAGATGTAGCCCTGGAAACCGCCGCCATGGCCGAACCAGTCCCAGCCGTCGGTCTTTCCGGCGTTGATGCCGAGGCCATAATAGCCCTCGAAGCTCTGCGGGATGCGCCAATGGTGGCGCGTCATCTCGCGGCGGCTCGCGGCCGACAGCACGCTCTTTTTCGCATTGGGTGCGAGCTGCGCGAAGAAGCGGGCGGTGTCGCCGGCAGTCGCGACGAAGCCTGCGGCGGAGGCCATCGCGTGCGCGGGATTGTTGCCGGGGATCACGCAGCGCTCGCCGAACGGCACTTTTCGCGTGTGGCCGCACGCGAATGGCTTGCCTTTGGCAGGGGGGGCATTCGGTTCGGTCTCACGTAAGCCGGCCGGCTCGATGATCTCGCGCCTGATCCAGACCGGGTAAGCCTCCATCGTCACCGCTTCGATGACGAGACCGAGCAGGCCAAAGCCGTGATTGGAATATTTGAAGCGCGTGCCGGGTTCGACCGCGGTCGGCAGCTTCAATTCCGCGAGCAGCTCGTTCGCGTTGAGATAGGGGCGGGTGTCGATGAACTGGCCGGAATCGGCGCCATCGCGCGTCAGTCCCGCGCTGTGCGAGAGCAGTTGCGCGATCGTCGTCTCGGCGACGCGCGCATGCAGGCCGCCGACATATTGGCCCACGGGATCGTCGAGCCGGAGCTTGCGCTGCTCGCGCAGCTTCATGATGCCGGCGGAGGTGAAGCTCTTCGAGTGCGAGGCGATGCGGAAACGGTGGCGGGGCGTGAGCTTCTCGCCGGTGTCGAGATTGGCAAGGCCGAATGCGTGCTCGGCGACGACCTCGCCGCGATGGGCGAACGCGACGATGACGCCGGGCTGTTGGATTGTCCTCAGCTGGAATTCGATCCAGGAGCTAATGTAGTCGATCGCGGATCGCAGCCACGGGTCCATTGCAGGGAAAGATTTGGTGCGGGAAGCTAGCCGAGAAAGTGGAACGGGCACAACCCCAAGGTTGTGCCCGTTCAATTCATTCAAGGATGCGAGGTCTCAGTAGACCGATGGCTCAGTAGACCAGCGTCGCACCGGTCGGCTTATCGAGCGCGGCGGCGAGCGAGCGATATTCGGAGCTGTCGGTGCCGGCGAGCGAGGCGATCTTGTTGAGGTGATACTGCGCCTGTTCGCGGTTGCCCTGCTCGAGCTGCCAGAGGCCGTAATACTGCCAGGTGCGGACGTGGTTCGGATCGTCCTTCAGCGCCAGCTCGTAATAGGCCTTCGACGACTGGTAATCACCGAGCTTGCGATAGGAGTAGCCGATCAGGTTTGCGACATCGGCGACGTCGTCGCGCTTGAGCGATTTCAGCTGGTCGATCGCGCCCGTGTAGTCGTGGCGGTCGTAGATCGCAGTATAAGCGGTGCGATAGGCGGCCAGGAATTTGGGATCGCTGACGGAGGAGCTCTTCTTTTTGCCCTTTTTGGACGAGCTGTCCGACTTCGGCGGCGAGGAGGGCTCGTCGCTGCCCGCGGCATAGGCGCCGGACAGCACCGGCGCAGCCGCCAGCGTCATGGCGACAAGTCCCGGCACAACAAGCATTGAGAGTTTGCGCATCTAAGTTCTCCGGTATGGAACGTGGCGATCCTACACGATTGCCCGAAGACCGGAACACCCATGGGGCGAAAACATTCCCGCTTCGCACGATCTATTCGTCCTGCCGCAGATGACAAACTTGTCATCGAGATGAACGGAAGCCTGCAGCGGCCTTCAGATCGGGTTCAGTGCGCAGCCCCTAGGCTCCAACCTACGATCGAAGAGGTGACGAGAGGGCGCCGCCTCAAGATCCTTCCAAGAGGAGACCACCATGTTGAAGACCATTTCCGCAGCCTTGCTCGCCGCTTCTGTGATCGCAGCCCCGGCCTTCGCCGCTGAGGCCGGCAAGACCACCACGACCGCGCCGGTGATCAAGGCGGATCAGAGTCAGACCAAGGCGGCGAACACTGCCGTCAAACCGGATGCGGGCGCCAAGGCCGACACGAAGACTTCCGACGTCAAGGCGGACGCCAAGGTGGACACCAAGTCGAAGGCGATGAACGCCAACGCTGCCGTCACCCCGGCCGAGCACAAGTCCGTGCACAAGCATCGCCATCACCACAAGCAGGTCACGGCCAAGGAGTCGCTGAAGGCGCAGCCGGACGTGACCAAGCCGGCGACATCGGACAAGCGCAACTGACGACTGATCCCGCGAGGCGGCATCCCTGGCATTGCCCCGCCGCCGCGTGCGGAATTCAGGTCCGGTCCGTTCGCCGTGCCTTGTGCGAAAGCTCGAGGTATCGGCGGCGGGCCGGTGCGTCGTTGCGCCGCTGCAGGCGAATTCCCTTCATGCAGGGTTGGGATCGTGCGGGCTTGGGTTCGTAGAAGCTTGGGGCTAGAACATCTCCGAATCTGATCGAGCGGAGAGCGGGGCCTGTGGGGCGATTGGCGAGATGTGCGGTGATCCTGGCGTTGCCGTTGGCGCTTGCGGCATGTTTCGGCAGCGAGGGTGACCGTCCAACGCTGTTGGGTGGGACCCAGGCCGGAGGGCCGCAGCCGTTTCCCGACAATTTCCGCGGCGACACGCTGGCCTTGATGCGCAGCTATCTGAACAATCCGGTCGGAGTGCGCGACGCCAGCATGGCTGATCCGGTGCTGCGCGAGGTTGGCGGGCGCCAATTCTATGTGAGCTGCCTGCACTTCACTCCGCGCGAGACTGATGGCAGCTATAAGGGCATGCGCGAGCGCGCCGTGATTTTCGTCAACGGGCGGAGCGACCGCGTCGTCGATCGGACGAGCGAGCTTTGTGCGGGTGCGGTTTACGCACCCTTTCCGGAACTGGAAAAGATGACGCGGTAGCGCAAAGCCCGCCTTCATCGCCTCGTGATAGGACAGTCCGCGCCGGAGCCGCTGGATCACATTTTGGCGAGCTTTGAACGGGGCGGTTTCGTCTCGCGACAAATCCTTTACGGCAGGCCCTGCACAGGCGACGAGAGCAGCCAGCGCAAGGCGACGTGACGGAACAAAATCGCGCTGTTGCCACCCCGTCACAGTAACGAACGATCAACGTTCCGGCATCGTCGCGAAGCAACCAAATTCACGCCACGTTGTTTGCTGAGGGTCGAATTTGAAAGCACGGGGATTATCATGAACAGGCTTTTGCTCGGAGCAGTCGCGCTGCTGGCGCTGGCCGCGCCGGCCGCTGCTGCCGACATGCAGCCGCGCACCTACACCAAGGCGCCGGCCTATACGCCGCCGCAGGTGATCTACAATTGGACCGGTTTCTACATCGGCGGCCATGTCGGCGGCGCCTTCGCCGGCGACAACAGCTTCCAGTCGAGCGACGCCCGCTTCCTCGGCGGCGTGCAGGGCGGCTTCGACTACCAGTTCGCGCCCAATTGGGTGGTAGGTATCGAGGCCCAGTATTCCTGGCTGCCGACCAACAACAACGGCGTCACGTTCCCGCTGGGCACGCAGGTGACGTCCAACACCGACCAGCTCGGGTCGGTGACCGGTCGCATTGGCTACACCTGGGGACCAACGCTGCTCTACGCCAAGGGCGGTTATGCCTGGCGCAATAACGGTCTTGGCGTGAACATCGCCGGGGTGCCGCAGACCTTCACCACCACCGGCAACAGCAAGGACGGCTACACCGTCGGCGCCGGCCTCGAATACATGTTCGCGCCGAGCTGGTCGGCCAAGGCCGAGTACCAGTATTACAACTTTGGCAGTACAACCTTCACCTCCGGCCCGGCTGACATCGTCGGCGTTCGTGGCCGGGAGGACGAGCATACCGTCAAGGTCGGTGTGAACTACCGGTTCGGCTGGGGCGGGCCGGCGGCCGCGCGCTACTGACCTACCGCCCACGACCAGGATCTGCAAAGGCCGGCTCCCGCCGGCCTTTCGTTTGTCAGCATCTGTTCGCCGGCCTTCCGTTTGCTTTGCGTGAACCATCTGGCGCGTCATTTGCTTGCAAGCAGTGCGGGCG from Bradyrhizobium zhanjiangense includes these protein-coding regions:
- a CDS encoding Hpt domain-containing protein produces the protein MAKNSAKDIEVTAFATHHVIRQPNPLRKVLRRVEDKDMDDPVARAEQALAGLSGEFRNWMTIEVQRLSAAWTAVQRDGFTKKLRDELFHAAHDIKGDAATFGFASAAGIAESLCRVIEHAPDLSKVPAELFTHHINAILAIVHENTRLDSISVSAELSRRLRKVADEYLAHVNRDRPEHLEVILAPSIAPTE
- a CDS encoding response regulator, producing the protein MFRIDFNKLRFLVCDDNPHMRRILRTLLHSFGAREVYEAEDGATALEMYSHYVPDIVITDWAMPIFDGLELAQMIRQPESKGNPYAPIIMLTGHSEKRRVTVARDAGVTEFLAKPISAKGLYQRILNVVANPRPFIKTKTYFGPDRRRNTNSAYMGPERRVGEKHEVLQQPSLLDKARSSI
- a CDS encoding NAD kinase; the encoded protein is MTKTSRYDRIAFVASPSSEAQSAFAQLTRDYGNCDPREADVVVALGGDGLMLQTLHQNMHTGKPIYGMHRGTVGFLMNEYSTHDLRRRLEAAHESEINPLLMRATDVNDRVHLHHAINEVALFRQTYQAARLRILIDERERMSELIADGILVATPAGSTAYNLSAQGPILPINAAMLALTPISAFRPRRWRGALLPNTAYVVIEVLEGDKRPVAAVADHDEVRDVLRVEVLSDKTISMRMLFDPGHSLEERILREQFGY
- a CDS encoding S10 family peptidase, with product MVLSLPVLRHVMLVLAVSAFGFAGLARADDPPQPRSEAASPAGQKGGRGGGAQSTAPASPSAAELHRLPPDSTTRQTLELPGRTLNFAATAGSIRVFDGKGEPLADIAYTSYELDGADRATRPVTFLFNGGPGASSAWLQFGAAGPWRLPLDGEGLSPSASPEVKPNAETWLDFTDLVFIDPVSTGYSRFVASGEDARKSFYSVDGDVNSIALVIRRWLEKHDRLTSPKYVAGESYGGIRGPKVVRQLQLQHGVGVRGLILVSPLFDFREFAGTSLLQYVATLPSYVAVAREAKRPVTRADLADVEAYARGEFLADLVKGEANKEATNRLADKVAELTGIDQAVSRRLAGRFDVGEFRREFDRRNGKVTGRYDGSVRGFDPYPDSGSSRFGDPSGDALQAPLTSAAVDVLTRKLNWRPDGSYEVLNGSVEGHWDFGRGLNPPQSVSELRQILATDAKLNVLVAHGLFDLATPYFGSKRVLDQLPAFVTQRVKFVVYPGGHMFYSRDGSRQAMRSEVEALIRE
- a CDS encoding tetratricopeptide repeat protein; the protein is MRKLSMLVVPGLVAMTLAAAPVLSGAYAAGSDEPSSPPKSDSSSKKGKKKSSSVSDPKFLAAYRTAYTAIYDRHDYTGAIDQLKSLKRDDVADVANLIGYSYRKLGDYQSSKAYYELALKDDPNHVRTWQYYGLWQLEQGNREQAQYHLNKIASLAGTDSSEYRSLAAALDKPTGATLVY
- a CDS encoding His-rich protein BRANT; this translates as MLKTISAALLAASVIAAPAFAAEAGKTTTTAPVIKADQSQTKAANTAVKPDAGAKADTKTSDVKADAKVDTKSKAMNANAAVTPAEHKSVHKHRHHHKQVTAKESLKAQPDVTKPATSDKRN
- a CDS encoding outer membrane protein, yielding MNRLLLGAVALLALAAPAAAADMQPRTYTKAPAYTPPQVIYNWTGFYIGGHVGGAFAGDNSFQSSDARFLGGVQGGFDYQFAPNWVVGIEAQYSWLPTNNNGVTFPLGTQVTSNTDQLGSVTGRIGYTWGPTLLYAKGGYAWRNNGLGVNIAGVPQTFTTTGNSKDGYTVGAGLEYMFAPSWSAKAEYQYYNFGSTTFTSGPADIVGVRGREDEHTVKVGVNYRFGWGGPAAARY